The Acidianus infernus genome window below encodes:
- a CDS encoding inositol-3-phosphate synthase — MIRIAIAGLGNCASMLIQGIEYYKNKGDNYYEGLITPIIGNYKVTDIEVVAAFDISKNKIGKDIAEAIFQPPNITPRIVEMKKTGVKVSPGPVLDGVAPHMKSIFNPIQEQVNIEDVVNVLKESKADILINLLPVGSEEASRAYARAALEAGVAFINAIPVFIASDPTGKFPEEFAKRGLPIAGDDIKGQVGATIFHRAITSLFMLRGVKVEETYQLNVGGNTDFLNMKTEERLQSKRISKTKAVTSTLDNEEEIEKEGKIRIGPSDYIPFLGNTKVAYIYVKGSGFAGMPIKVEASLEVDDKSNCAAVLVDVIRAVKLALDRKIGGPLIKVSAFYFKHPPIQAKNDEEAYKWFDEFVRNM, encoded by the coding sequence ATGATTAGAATAGCAATAGCTGGTTTAGGAAACTGTGCTTCAATGCTTATTCAAGGAATAGAATATTATAAAAATAAGGGAGACAATTACTATGAAGGATTAATTACTCCAATTATAGGCAATTATAAAGTAACTGACATAGAAGTAGTAGCAGCATTTGACATTTCTAAGAATAAAATTGGAAAAGACATTGCAGAAGCAATATTCCAACCTCCAAATATAACTCCAAGAATAGTAGAAATGAAGAAAACTGGAGTAAAAGTTTCACCCGGACCTGTGTTGGATGGAGTAGCACCACATATGAAATCTATATTTAATCCTATCCAAGAACAAGTTAACATAGAAGACGTAGTTAACGTATTGAAAGAAAGCAAGGCAGATATTCTAATAAATCTATTACCTGTAGGAAGCGAAGAAGCATCTAGAGCTTATGCTAGAGCCGCTTTAGAGGCAGGCGTGGCATTCATTAATGCTATCCCAGTCTTCATAGCTAGTGACCCTACCGGTAAGTTTCCAGAAGAATTTGCAAAAAGAGGATTACCAATTGCAGGAGATGATATAAAAGGGCAAGTAGGTGCAACAATATTTCATAGAGCAATAACCTCGCTATTCATGTTAAGAGGAGTTAAAGTAGAAGAAACTTACCAGTTAAACGTTGGAGGCAATACGGATTTTTTAAATATGAAAACAGAAGAAAGGTTACAATCTAAAAGAATAAGTAAAACTAAAGCAGTAACTAGTACTTTAGATAACGAAGAAGAAATAGAGAAAGAAGGCAAAATAAGGATAGGTCCAAGCGATTATATACCATTTTTAGGCAATACTAAAGTAGCTTACATTTATGTTAAAGGTTCAGGATTTGCAGGAATGCCTATAAAAGTTGAAGCTAGTTTAGAGGTAGATGACAAATCTAATTGTGCCGCAGTGCTAGTAGATGTAATAAGAGCCGTAAAACTTGCATTAGATAGGAAAATTGGTGGACCTCTAATTAAAGTATCTGCATTCTATTTCAAGCATCCTCCAATACAAGCAAAAAATGATGAGGAGGCGTACAAATGGTTTGATGAATTTGTGCGAAATATGTGA
- a CDS encoding acylphosphatase, protein MLRRMKAKVYGRVQGVGFRRFVQINAIRLGIKGYAKNLDDGTVEVVAEGYEEALEKLLDYLRQGPPLAKVEKVDYEMEDYKGEFDSFETY, encoded by the coding sequence TTGTTAAGAAGAATGAAGGCTAAAGTGTATGGTAGAGTTCAAGGTGTAGGATTTAGAAGATTTGTTCAGATAAATGCAATAAGATTGGGAATAAAAGGTTATGCAAAAAATTTAGACGATGGAACAGTGGAAGTAGTTGCTGAAGGCTATGAGGAGGCTTTAGAGAAACTTCTTGATTACTTAAGACAAGGTCCTCCATTAGCTAAGGTTGAAAAAGTAGATTACGAAATGGAAGATTATAAAGGTGAATTTGATTCTTTTGAGACATATTAG
- a CDS encoding TrpB-like pyridoxal phosphate-dependent enzyme: MAIEREEILPKYWYNIIPDLPKPLPPPRDPPDAEFSRIDLLRKIMPKEVLRQQFTVERFIKIPEEVREAYLNIGRPTPLMRAKRLEEMLNTPAKIYFKFEGATPTGSHKINTALPQAYFAKAEGVNHVVTETGAGQWGTAVALAARMYNMESTIFMVKVSYEQKPQRRTIMELYGGKVYASPTNLTEYGKKVLAENPSHPGSLGVAMSEAIEYALTNNYRYLVGSVLDVAILHQSVIGQEAMKQLDILGEEPDILIGCVGGGSNFGGFAFPFLGAKRGEKFIAVGSYEIPKFSQGDYMYDFPDSAGLLPMVKMITLGKDYVPPPIYAGGLRYHGAAPSLSLLIKEGIVEWREYSEPEIFEAARLFAEAQGIVPAPESAHAIKAVIDEALKAKKNHERKVIVFNLSGHGLLDLPNYESMMKRLLK; this comes from the coding sequence ATGGCAATAGAGAGGGAAGAAATTCTTCCCAAATATTGGTATAATATAATACCAGATCTTCCCAAACCACTTCCACCTCCAAGAGATCCTCCAGATGCAGAATTTTCTAGAATAGACCTATTAAGGAAGATAATGCCAAAGGAAGTTTTAAGGCAACAGTTTACTGTGGAAAGATTTATAAAAATTCCAGAAGAGGTAAGGGAAGCGTACCTTAATATAGGCAGACCAACTCCATTAATGAGGGCAAAAAGACTTGAAGAAATGCTAAATACGCCTGCAAAAATTTACTTTAAGTTTGAAGGTGCTACTCCAACAGGTTCACATAAGATAAACACTGCTTTACCTCAAGCATATTTCGCTAAAGCAGAAGGAGTTAATCACGTAGTTACAGAGACTGGAGCTGGGCAGTGGGGTACAGCAGTAGCTTTGGCGGCAAGGATGTACAACATGGAATCTACAATTTTCATGGTCAAAGTAAGTTATGAACAAAAGCCTCAGAGAAGAACTATAATGGAACTATATGGAGGAAAAGTTTACGCAAGCCCTACAAACTTAACGGAATATGGAAAGAAAGTTTTGGCTGAAAATCCTTCTCATCCAGGATCTTTAGGAGTAGCAATGAGCGAGGCAATAGAATATGCCTTGACTAATAATTACAGATATCTAGTAGGTAGCGTGTTAGATGTAGCAATACTTCACCAGAGCGTTATAGGTCAAGAAGCAATGAAACAGTTGGACATTCTAGGAGAGGAGCCAGATATCTTAATAGGATGTGTAGGAGGAGGAAGCAATTTCGGCGGTTTCGCATTTCCTTTCTTAGGAGCTAAAAGAGGAGAAAAATTCATTGCAGTGGGTTCTTACGAAATACCTAAGTTTAGTCAAGGAGATTATATGTACGATTTTCCTGACAGTGCGGGTTTATTGCCGATGGTAAAAATGATAACTTTAGGTAAGGATTATGTGCCACCCCCAATATATGCAGGAGGTCTTAGGTATCATGGTGCAGCACCGTCTTTAAGTTTACTCATAAAAGAAGGGATAGTCGAATGGAGAGAATATAGTGAACCAGAGATATTTGAAGCTGCAAGACTATTTGCCGAAGCTCAGGGAATAGTTCCAGCTCCTGAATCAGCGCATGCAATAAAAGCTGTTATAGATGAGGCATTAAAAGCTAAGAAGAATCACGAGAGAAAGGTTATCGTATTCAATTTAAGCGGTCATGGATTATTGGATTTGCCAAACTATGAGTCAATGATGAAAAGGTTGTTAAAATGA
- the trpA gene encoding tryptophan synthase subunit alpha — protein MSKMLVSYATLGYPKENEYLEFIDGCVKGGSDILEIGVPPKYAKYDGPVIRRSYKQVSSWLKDIWPLLKETRDRVKIPIIILTYLEDWLPVLDDFLSNLAKIGIDGILFPDLIIDYVDDYEKYVKKIKDHGLKAVIFTAPSVPDPMIQRVSKISDIFLYYGVRPTTGVPIPVSVDSLITRIRILVDNKLVVGFGLSDVEDMRKALRAGADGIAIGTAYIEAIEKGGVQEAINLVKYFRGVLNEF, from the coding sequence ATGAGTAAGATGCTAGTTTCTTACGCAACATTAGGTTATCCTAAAGAGAATGAATACTTAGAATTTATCGACGGATGCGTCAAGGGGGGTTCGGATATTTTGGAAATTGGTGTTCCGCCAAAGTATGCTAAATACGACGGTCCAGTTATAAGAAGAAGTTATAAGCAGGTATCAAGCTGGTTAAAAGATATTTGGCCATTATTAAAAGAGACTAGAGATAGAGTAAAGATTCCCATAATTATTTTAACATATCTTGAAGATTGGTTACCAGTACTTGATGATTTTCTCTCTAATTTGGCTAAGATAGGCATAGATGGCATACTATTTCCAGATTTAATAATAGACTATGTAGATGATTACGAGAAGTACGTTAAGAAAATTAAGGATCATGGCTTGAAAGCTGTAATTTTTACTGCTCCTTCAGTCCCAGATCCTATGATACAAAGAGTCTCTAAAATTTCTGATATTTTCTTATATTATGGAGTAAGACCTACTACCGGAGTTCCTATTCCAGTGAGTGTTGACTCATTAATTACAAGAATTAGAATATTGGTAGATAATAAGCTAGTAGTAGGTTTTGGATTGTCAGATGTAGAGGACATGAGAAAGGCGTTAAGAGCTGGAGCCGATGGCATAGCTATAGGTACAGCATATATAGAAGCTATAGAGAAAGGTGGAGTCCAAGAGGCAATAAATTTAGTAAAATATTTTAGAGGCGTTTTAAATGAATTTTAA
- the trpD gene encoding anthranilate phosphoribosyltransferase, with protein MNFKEILEKITDRQDLSINEAELIANSIMKGEIPELVSAAILSSLKTKGEASEEIIGFVRSMRANAVKVNLGDVIDTAGTGGDGLGTINVSTATAIVISQVCKVAKHGNRAASSKSGSADFLETIGYNIYVTPEKAKELISKDNFVFLFAQLYHPAMKNVATVRKTLGIRTIFNFLGPLTNPAMAKKQVMGIFSKKFMDKIATAALSLSYDKLLIIHGEPGMDEVSPLGVTTIYEVKSNKIDKYEFNFTEIIKYKPKISELLANDSRESVIKVLRAFAGKDKAVEEFIKVNSAVALYSCGHVKDFKDGYEYSSQLISTSLNKLTDIISHNGNLNIFKNFMAMISGN; from the coding sequence ATGAATTTTAAAGAGATTCTAGAAAAAATAACTGATAGGCAAGATCTAAGCATAAACGAAGCGGAATTGATTGCAAACTCAATAATGAAAGGCGAAATTCCAGAATTAGTTTCAGCGGCAATTCTATCATCCCTTAAAACTAAGGGCGAAGCTTCTGAAGAGATAATAGGCTTTGTAAGATCAATGAGAGCTAATGCAGTAAAAGTTAATTTAGGTGACGTAATTGACACTGCGGGCACTGGAGGAGATGGCTTAGGGACTATTAATGTAAGTACTGCTACTGCAATTGTTATAAGTCAAGTTTGTAAGGTAGCAAAGCATGGCAATAGGGCTGCTAGTAGTAAGAGTGGCAGTGCAGATTTCTTAGAAACTATTGGTTATAATATATACGTAACTCCAGAAAAAGCCAAAGAACTAATTTCTAAGGATAATTTTGTGTTTCTATTCGCACAGCTTTATCATCCAGCAATGAAGAACGTGGCAACTGTAAGAAAAACTCTTGGAATTAGGACTATATTCAATTTTCTAGGTCCGTTAACTAACCCTGCTATGGCTAAAAAGCAAGTTATGGGAATATTCTCAAAGAAATTTATGGATAAAATAGCTACAGCCGCACTTTCTCTTTCTTACGATAAGCTTTTAATAATTCATGGAGAGCCTGGAATGGATGAAGTAAGTCCTTTGGGTGTTACTACAATATATGAGGTTAAAAGCAATAAGATTGATAAATACGAATTTAACTTTACAGAGATTATAAAATATAAACCAAAAATATCAGAGTTATTAGCTAATGATAGTAGAGAGTCAGTAATCAAAGTTTTAAGAGCCTTTGCCGGGAAAGACAAAGCCGTAGAGGAGTTCATAAAGGTAAATTCTGCAGTGGCTTTATATTCATGCGGTCACGTTAAGGACTTTAAAGATGGTTACGAATATTCTTCGCAACTAATTTCTACATCATTAAATAAACTAACAGACATAATTTCACATAATGGTAATTTAAATATATTTAAGAATTTTATGGCGATGATAAGTGGTAACTAA
- a CDS encoding N-(5'-phosphoribosyl)anthranilate isomerase, with amino-acid sequence MVTKLKICGISTISDILELSKMNIDYLGVVTDIISKRYVKDEFIGFVKKISEKPIVSVKVNGKISELIEKAKYADLLQIHRVLSDSELEELNSYDKRIILYVPASEKYLAYLDKAIRYSDMILLDSPRKGVQIDLNFARKIAKEYDVGIGGGININNIDKVIEINPKWIDISSGVEIYPGKKDMQKVMEIVRRVKV; translated from the coding sequence GTGGTAACTAAATTAAAAATTTGTGGAATATCTACGATCAGTGACATCTTAGAGCTATCTAAGATGAATATAGATTATCTTGGGGTTGTTACTGACATTATAAGTAAAAGATATGTAAAAGACGAGTTCATTGGCTTTGTCAAGAAAATTTCAGAGAAGCCTATTGTTTCTGTTAAGGTAAATGGAAAAATTTCTGAATTAATTGAAAAAGCGAAATATGCTGACTTATTACAGATACATAGAGTTCTAAGCGATTCTGAGCTAGAAGAGTTAAACTCGTATGATAAGAGGATCATATTATATGTTCCTGCCAGTGAAAAGTATTTAGCATATTTAGATAAGGCGATTCGTTATTCAGACATGATATTATTAGATTCCCCTAGGAAAGGAGTTCAGATAGATCTAAATTTTGCTAGAAAAATAGCAAAAGAATATGATGTAGGTATTGGAGGTGGAATAAATATAAATAATATTGATAAAGTGATAGAAATTAACCCAAAGTGGATAGATATTTCGAGTGGAGTTGAAATATATCCTGGAAAGAAAGATATGCAGAAAGTAATGGAAATAGTGAGGCGTGTTAAAGTATGA
- a CDS encoding anthranilate synthase component I has translation MNVYPITSFAQPYEVFKCVRANEDFAALLESVSGPQNKARYSIIAWGKKDYLSSEYSEDIADKLYSISTYGGFSIPEFNAYIGYVSYDAVRNWETVKDIKPVAESWPNGEFFLPENVIIYDHNSAKVYVNGDIPEISSCGEIGNIKFSSYDQSMNKNEFEDAVNEILEYIRNGYAFQVVLSRFYRFTFNGDLMRFYYNLRKINPSPYMFYLKFKERELIGSSPELLFSVQNGIVESYPIAGTRPRGNTPEEDFELEQELLSSEKERAEHLMLVDLARNDIGRVCYPGTVKVPDFMYIEKYSHVQHIVSRVIGTLKKGFTPVDVLKSTFPAGTVSGAPKPMAMNIIETLEPFKRGPYAGAVGFISKDSAEFAISIRSAFVNKDIFRIQAGAGIVYDSIPEMEYFETEHKMRALKVAMGV, from the coding sequence ATGAATGTATATCCTATAACTTCCTTTGCTCAACCATATGAGGTTTTCAAATGTGTAAGAGCAAATGAAGATTTTGCTGCTCTTTTAGAGAGCGTTAGTGGTCCTCAAAATAAAGCAAGATACAGTATAATAGCATGGGGTAAGAAAGATTATTTGAGCTCTGAGTATTCAGAAGATATTGCAGATAAGCTTTATTCAATTTCAACATATGGGGGTTTTTCAATTCCAGAATTTAATGCGTATATCGGTTATGTGTCTTATGACGCTGTTAGGAACTGGGAAACTGTTAAAGATATTAAACCAGTAGCAGAATCGTGGCCTAACGGAGAATTCTTCTTGCCTGAAAATGTTATAATATATGATCATAATAGTGCGAAAGTCTATGTCAATGGAGATATACCTGAAATTTCTAGCTGTGGAGAAATAGGTAATATAAAATTCTCAAGTTACGACCAATCTATGAACAAAAATGAATTTGAGGACGCTGTAAATGAAATCTTAGAGTATATTAGAAACGGCTACGCTTTTCAAGTAGTCCTTTCTAGGTTTTACAGATTTACATTTAACGGTGACTTGATGAGATTCTACTATAATCTTAGGAAAATTAATCCATCTCCTTATATGTTTTACCTTAAATTTAAGGAGAGAGAACTTATAGGCTCTAGTCCAGAGTTACTTTTTTCCGTTCAAAACGGTATTGTAGAATCTTATCCTATAGCTGGTACTAGACCTAGGGGTAACACTCCAGAAGAAGATTTTGAACTAGAGCAAGAACTTCTTTCTTCTGAAAAAGAAAGAGCCGAACACTTAATGCTAGTAGATTTAGCTAGAAATGATATAGGTAGAGTTTGTTATCCTGGTACAGTGAAGGTTCCAGATTTTATGTATATAGAGAAATATAGTCATGTGCAACATATAGTAAGTAGAGTAATAGGTACTTTAAAAAAGGGATTTACTCCAGTTGACGTGCTAAAATCTACATTTCCTGCAGGTACAGTAAGCGGTGCTCCTAAACCTATGGCTATGAATATTATAGAAACTTTAGAGCCGTTCAAGAGAGGTCCTTATGCAGGTGCAGTAGGTTTTATATCTAAAGATTCTGCAGAATTTGCGATTTCTATTAGATCAGCATTCGTTAATAAGGATATATTTAGAATACAGGCTGGAGCCGGCATAGTATATGATTCTATTCCAGAAATGGAGTATTTTGAAACTGAGCATAAAATGAGGGCATTAAAAGTAGCTATGGGTGTTTAA
- a CDS encoding aminodeoxychorismate/anthranilate synthase component II: MDITLIIDNYDSFVYNIAQAVGELGSYPIVIRNDEITVKGIERINPDRIIISPGPGSPDKKEDIGIVIDVIKQLGKRIPILGICLGHQAIGYAFNAKIRKAKVVFHGKLSTIIQNSSAVIYEGLPNEFKATRYHSLVIDDVKPPLIIDAYSKEDNEIMGVHHEEYKIFGVQFHPESIGTQVGQKIFYNFLNRV, from the coding sequence ATGGACATTACTTTGATAATTGATAACTATGATAGTTTTGTTTATAATATCGCACAAGCTGTAGGCGAATTAGGAAGTTATCCTATAGTTATAAGAAATGACGAGATTACTGTTAAAGGAATAGAAAGGATAAATCCAGATAGAATAATAATATCTCCTGGTCCTGGCTCACCAGATAAAAAGGAGGATATTGGGATCGTAATAGATGTTATAAAGCAATTAGGAAAAAGAATTCCAATTCTAGGTATATGTTTAGGTCATCAAGCAATTGGCTATGCATTCAATGCTAAGATAAGGAAAGCTAAGGTAGTTTTCCACGGTAAATTAAGTACGATAATTCAAAATTCTTCTGCAGTGATTTATGAAGGATTGCCGAATGAATTCAAGGCTACTAGATATCATAGCCTTGTGATAGATGACGTAAAACCGCCTTTAATTATTGATGCATATTCTAAAGAAGATAATGAAATTATGGGAGTCCACCATGAAGAGTACAAGATCTTCGGAGTTCAATTTCATCCTGAAAGCATAGGCACGCAAGTAGGGCAAAAGATATTTTATAATTTCCTAAATAGGGTATGA
- the trpC gene encoding indole-3-glycerol phosphate synthase TrpC — protein sequence MVRFLTGWLKDVVNNAYNRPYVHKIRDKPIYSLIEAIRKAKEENKNPIIAEYKRASPSGFSADRDPIEYAKEMESSGAVGISVLTEDKFFSGSYDYLFAISHNVKIPVLMKDFIVSERQIDNAYNLGADSILLIVRILTERELESLILYARSYRLEPLVEIFDEKELEIALNAGAKIIGVNSRDLLTFAIGQERVKRVLQKIPSNIIRVAESGITSREQIEELKKYGADAFLIGSSLMKEPSKIKELI from the coding sequence ATGGTTAGATTTCTAACTGGCTGGTTAAAAGATGTAGTTAATAATGCATATAACAGACCTTATGTTCATAAAATTAGAGATAAGCCTATTTACTCATTAATAGAAGCAATAAGAAAGGCGAAAGAGGAAAATAAGAATCCTATCATAGCTGAATATAAAAGAGCCTCTCCTTCTGGATTTTCTGCAGATAGAGATCCTATAGAATATGCAAAAGAAATGGAAAGCTCTGGTGCTGTAGGAATTAGTGTGCTAACTGAAGATAAGTTTTTTTCTGGTTCATATGATTATTTATTTGCAATATCTCATAATGTTAAAATTCCAGTTTTGATGAAAGATTTTATAGTTAGTGAAAGGCAAATAGATAACGCATACAATTTAGGTGCGGATAGCATTTTGCTTATAGTTAGAATTTTAACTGAGAGAGAGCTTGAAAGCTTAATATTGTACGCAAGGTCTTACAGACTGGAGCCTTTAGTGGAAATTTTTGATGAGAAAGAGCTGGAGATTGCGTTAAATGCTGGTGCAAAAATTATTGGTGTTAATTCTAGGGATTTGCTTACATTTGCAATTGGTCAAGAAAGGGTGAAAAGAGTTTTACAAAAAATTCCATCAAATATTATAAGAGTAGCCGAAAGTGGTATAACTTCTAGGGAACAAATAGAAGAGCTAAAAAAATACGGTGCAGACGCTTTTCTAATAGGAAGTTCCCTAATGAAGGAACCAAGTAAAATTAAAGAATTAATTTAG
- a CDS encoding pyridoxal phosphate-dependent aminotransferase, translating into MSFSQAIGNLTGESTLLYQEIARRVEKEKGIKTINFGIGQPDVVTFKRIREEAKKALDEGYTGYTPAKGIDELRQKIADFLSQKYGDIIKKDEVIITPGAKTALFLAFLLYINPGDEVILFDPAFYSYAEVVKLLGGKPVYVNINFNKEKGFYIDIDDLNSKITVKTKMIVLNNPHNPTGMVFEPKQIIEIQEIAKERKIILLSDEIYDYFIYEGEMRSVLQDSGWRDYVIYINGFSKTFSMTGWRLGYVVAKKEIIDKMGILAANIYTCPTSFAQKGALAAFDSFDEVKEMIKLFKKRRDVMFSELSKIKSIEVYKSPGAFYIFPNMEEVVKKVGSSKELAIKLIEEAGVITIPGEVFPLNVGKNFLRFSFAIDEDKIKEGVKRIKDVIEKIVDEKS; encoded by the coding sequence ATGAGTTTTTCACAAGCTATAGGCAATTTGACAGGAGAATCAACTTTACTTTACCAAGAAATAGCTAGAAGAGTCGAGAAGGAAAAGGGTATAAAGACGATTAATTTTGGAATTGGACAGCCAGATGTGGTGACGTTCAAAAGGATAAGGGAAGAGGCTAAGAAGGCGCTAGATGAAGGGTATACGGGCTATACACCAGCAAAAGGAATTGATGAGTTAAGGCAAAAAATTGCGGACTTTTTATCGCAAAAATATGGAGATATAATTAAAAAAGACGAGGTAATCATAACCCCTGGGGCTAAGACTGCCCTATTTCTAGCCTTTTTGCTTTATATCAATCCCGGAGACGAAGTTATACTCTTTGACCCAGCATTTTACTCTTACGCTGAAGTAGTAAAATTACTCGGCGGTAAACCAGTTTATGTTAACATTAATTTTAACAAGGAAAAAGGATTTTATATAGATATTGATGATTTAAATTCAAAAATTACGGTAAAGACAAAAATGATAGTGCTAAATAATCCTCATAACCCTACTGGAATGGTCTTTGAACCTAAACAAATTATTGAAATTCAAGAAATTGCTAAAGAGAGAAAGATTATACTATTGTCAGACGAAATTTATGATTATTTTATCTATGAAGGTGAAATGAGGAGTGTTTTACAAGACTCTGGTTGGAGAGATTACGTCATTTATATTAACGGTTTTAGTAAAACATTTTCAATGACAGGATGGCGTTTAGGTTATGTTGTAGCTAAGAAAGAGATTATTGATAAAATGGGTATATTAGCAGCTAATATTTATACGTGTCCTACAAGTTTTGCTCAAAAAGGAGCTCTGGCAGCTTTTGATTCTTTTGATGAAGTAAAAGAAATGATAAAATTATTTAAGAAGAGAAGAGACGTAATGTTCTCTGAGCTTTCTAAAATAAAGAGTATAGAAGTATATAAGTCCCCGGGGGCGTTTTATATATTTCCCAATATGGAAGAAGTAGTAAAGAAAGTAGGCAGTTCTAAGGAATTAGCCATAAAATTAATAGAAGAGGCCGGCGTAATAACGATACCTGGAGAAGTTTTTCCATTAAATGTTGGTAAAAATTTCTTAAGGTTCAGCTTTGCAATAGATGAAGATAAAATTAAAGAAGGTGTTAAAAGAATTAAAGATGTGATAGAAAAAATTGTTGATGAGAAGAGCTAG